In Flavobacterium lacustre, a genomic segment contains:
- the rpsG gene encoding 30S ribosomal protein S7 has translation MRKRAAKKRPLLPDPRFNDQLVTRFVNNLMWDGKKSTAFKVFYDAIDIIESKKQDAEKPSLEIWKDALTNVMPHVEVRSRRVGGATFQIPMQIRPDRKISMAMKWLILYSRRRNEKSMAQRLASECLAAAKEEGAAVKKRMDTHKMAEANKAFSHFRF, from the coding sequence ATGAGAAAAAGAGCGGCAAAGAAAAGACCACTTTTACCAGATCCAAGGTTTAATGACCAGTTGGTAACACGTTTTGTAAACAACTTAATGTGGGATGGTAAGAAATCAACAGCTTTTAAAGTTTTTTATGATGCAATTGACATTATAGAATCTAAAAAGCAAGATGCGGAGAAACCATCATTAGAAATTTGGAAAGATGCTTTAACAAACGTTATGCCTCACGTAGAAGTACGTAGTCGTAGAGTTGGAGGAGCTACATTTCAAATTCCAATGCAAATTCGTCCGGACAGAAAAATTTCTATGGCAATGAAGTGGTTAATACTTTATTCTAGAAGAAGAAATGAAAAATCTATGGCTCAAAGGTTAGCTTCTGAATGTTTAGCTGCGGCTAAAGAAGAAGGTGCTGCTGTTAAAAAGAGAATGGATACTCATAAAATGGCTGAAGCAAATAAAGCATTCTCACATTTTAGATTTTAA
- the rplV gene encoding 50S ribosomal protein L22 has product MGVRKRETADARKEANKSLAFAKLNNCPTSPRKMRLVADLVRGQKVERALNILRFSSKEASRKLEKLVLSVIANWQAKNPESNMEEAGLFVKEIRVDGGMMLKRLRPAPQGRAHRIRKRSNHVTIVLGAINNTQSNS; this is encoded by the coding sequence ATGGGAGTTCGTAAAAGAGAAACAGCAGATGCAAGAAAAGAGGCTAACAAGTCATTGGCTTTTGCAAAGTTAAATAACTGCCCTACTTCACCTAGAAAAATGCGCTTAGTAGCAGATCTAGTAAGAGGTCAGAAGGTAGAAAGAGCACTTAACATCTTAAGATTTAGTTCTAAAGAAGCTTCAAGAAAATTAGAAAAATTGGTTTTATCAGTAATTGCCAACTGGCAAGCTAAAAACCCTGAATCTAATATGGAAGAAGCTGGTTTATTTGTTAAGGAAATTCGTGTAGATGGTGGAATGATGTTAAAAAGACTTCGTCCAGCTCCACAAGGAAGAGCACACAGAATAAGAAAACGTTCTAATCACGTAACAATCGTGCTTGGAGCTATCAATAACACACAAAGCAATTCTTAA
- the fusA gene encoding elongation factor G, whose translation MARDLKYTRNIGIAAHIDAGKTTTTERILFYTGKSHKIGEVHDGAATMDWMAQEQERGITITSAATTCEWNFPTTQGKILPETLPYHFNIIDTPGHVDFTVEVNRSLRVLDGLVFLFSAVDGVEPQSETNWRLADQYRVPRIGFVNKMDRQGSNFLMVCQQVRDMLKSNAVAITLPIGEENDFKGVVDLVKNQAIVWHEEGLGATYDIVPIPEDMLEEVKEYRSILIEAVADYDENLLEKFMEDEDSITEEEINIALRAAVMDMAIIPMIAGSSFKNKGVQFMLDAVCKYLPSPMDKEGITGIHPDDADLLEEDQTKILRKPDVKEPFAALAFKIATDPFVGRLAFFRAYSGRLDAGSYVLNTRSGNKERISRIYQMHANKQNPIEYIEAGDIGAAVGFKDIKTGDTLCDEKHPIILESMKFPAPVIGIAIEPKTKADVDKMGMALAKLAEEDPTFTVRTDEASGQTIISGMGELHLDILVDRMRREFKVEVNQGEPQVEYKEAFTKKAQHRETYKKQSGGRGKFGDIVFILEPADEVDGKAPVGLQFVNAVKGGNVPKEYIPSVEKGFREAMKTGPLAGYQVDSLKVTLLDGSFHPVDSDALSFELAARMGYREVAKAAGAVILEPIMKMEVITPEENMGDIVGDINRRRGQVNDMGDRAGAKTIKADVPLSEMFGYVTTLRTLSSGRATSTMEFSHYSETPSNISEAVIKKAKGNA comes from the coding sequence ATGGCTAGAGATTTAAAATATACAAGAAATATTGGAATTGCTGCTCACATTGATGCTGGTAAAACAACAACAACGGAGCGTATATTATTCTATACAGGAAAATCACACAAAATTGGTGAAGTGCATGATGGTGCTGCAACAATGGACTGGATGGCACAAGAGCAAGAAAGAGGTATTACAATTACTTCTGCAGCAACAACTTGTGAATGGAATTTCCCGACTACACAAGGTAAAATTTTACCTGAAACATTGCCTTATCACTTTAATATTATCGATACTCCGGGACACGTTGACTTTACGGTTGAAGTAAACCGTTCTTTGCGTGTGCTTGATGGTTTAGTTTTCTTGTTTAGTGCTGTTGATGGTGTTGAGCCGCAATCAGAAACTAACTGGAGATTAGCAGATCAATACAGAGTTCCACGTATTGGATTCGTTAATAAAATGGATAGACAAGGATCTAACTTTTTGATGGTTTGTCAGCAAGTAAGAGATATGTTGAAATCAAATGCAGTTGCAATCACTTTGCCAATTGGTGAAGAAAATGATTTTAAAGGCGTTGTGGATTTGGTTAAAAATCAAGCTATAGTATGGCATGAAGAAGGTTTGGGAGCAACTTATGATATTGTGCCTATTCCGGAAGATATGCTTGAAGAAGTGAAAGAATACAGATCAATTCTTATTGAAGCGGTAGCTGATTATGATGAGAACTTGCTTGAAAAATTCATGGAAGATGAAGACTCAATTACTGAGGAAGAAATCAACATTGCTTTAAGAGCTGCTGTAATGGATATGGCTATCATTCCTATGATTGCTGGTTCTTCTTTCAAAAACAAAGGAGTTCAATTCATGTTAGATGCTGTATGTAAATATTTGCCATCTCCAATGGACAAAGAAGGTATTACCGGAATTCATCCTGATGATGCTGATTTGTTAGAAGAAGATCAAACTAAAATTTTGCGTAAGCCAGATGTTAAAGAGCCATTCGCTGCTTTAGCTTTTAAAATTGCTACTGACCCATTCGTAGGTCGTTTAGCTTTCTTCCGTGCTTACTCAGGACGTTTAGATGCTGGTTCTTATGTTTTGAACACTCGTTCAGGAAATAAAGAAAGAATTTCTCGTATCTACCAAATGCATGCTAACAAGCAAAACCCAATCGAGTATATTGAAGCAGGTGATATTGGAGCGGCAGTTGGATTTAAAGATATTAAAACTGGAGATACATTGTGTGATGAAAAACACCCAATTATTCTTGAGTCAATGAAATTCCCTGCTCCGGTAATTGGTATTGCTATTGAGCCTAAAACTAAGGCTGACGTAGATAAAATGGGTATGGCTTTGGCTAAGTTAGCTGAAGAAGATCCGACGTTTACAGTTAGAACAGACGAAGCTTCAGGGCAAACTATTATCTCGGGTATGGGTGAGCTTCACTTAGATATCCTAGTAGATAGAATGAGACGTGAATTCAAAGTTGAAGTAAACCAAGGTGAGCCTCAAGTTGAATACAAAGAAGCCTTTACTAAAAAAGCACAACACAGAGAAACATACAAAAAACAATCTGGAGGTCGTGGTAAATTCGGTGATATCGTATTTATACTTGAGCCGGCAGATGAAGTTGATGGTAAAGCTCCTGTTGGATTGCAGTTTGTAAATGCTGTAAAAGGTGGTAACGTTCCAAAAGAATATATTCCATCTGTTGAAAAAGGATTTAGAGAAGCTATGAAAACGGGTCCTTTAGCAGGATATCAGGTAGATAGTTTGAAAGTAACTTTATTAGATGGATCTTTTCACCCTGTCGATTCAGATGCACTCTCTTTTGAGTTAGCTGCAAGAATGGGGTATAGAGAAGTTGCGAAAGCTGCTGGAGCTGTTATTCTTGAGCCAATCATGAAAATGGAAGTTATTACACCAGAAGAAAACATGGGAGATATCGTAGGTGATATTAACCGTCGTAGAGGTCAGGTGAATGACATGGGTGACAGAGCAGGTGCTAAAACTATTAAAGCTGATGTTCCATTATCAGAAATGTTTGGATATGTTACTACTTTGAGAACTTTATCTTCAGGTCGTGCAACTTCAACAATGGAATTTTCACACTACTCCGAAACGCCTTCTAATATATCAGAAGCAGTTATCAAAAAAGCAAAAGGAAACGCTTAA
- the rplC gene encoding 50S ribosomal protein L3: MSGLIGRKIGMTSIFDANGKNIPCTVIEAGPCVVTQVRTKGVDGYEALQLGFDDKNEKHSTKAALGHFKKAGTVAKKKVVEFQNFATEQKLGDLIDVSIFEEGEFVDVQGVSKGKGFQGVVKRHGFGGVGQATHGQHNRLRAPGSVGASSYPSRVFKGMRMAGRMGGDNVKVQNLRVLKVVAEKNLLVIKGCVPGHNNSYVIIQK; encoded by the coding sequence ATGTCTGGGTTAATTGGTAGAAAAATCGGCATGACAAGTATTTTTGATGCAAACGGGAAGAATATTCCTTGTACTGTAATCGAAGCTGGTCCATGTGTTGTTACCCAAGTCAGAACCAAAGGTGTTGACGGGTACGAAGCGTTGCAACTTGGTTTCGATGACAAAAACGAGAAACATTCCACAAAAGCGGCTTTAGGTCACTTTAAAAAAGCGGGAACTGTAGCTAAGAAAAAAGTCGTTGAATTCCAAAATTTTGCAACTGAACAAAAATTAGGAGATCTTATTGATGTTTCTATTTTTGAAGAAGGAGAGTTTGTAGATGTACAGGGTGTATCTAAAGGTAAAGGTTTTCAAGGGGTTGTTAAACGTCACGGTTTTGGTGGTGTTGGACAAGCAACTCATGGTCAACACAACCGTTTAAGAGCGCCAGGTTCTGTAGGAGCTTCTTCTTATCCATCTAGAGTATTCAAAGGAATGCGTATGGCTGGAAGAATGGGAGGAGATAATGTAAAAGTTCAAAACCTTAGAGTTTTAAAAGTAGTTGCTGAAAAGAATCTACTTGTTATTAAAGGATGTGTTCCTGGTCATAACAACTCTTATGTAATCATTCAGAAGTAA
- the rpsL gene encoding 30S ribosomal protein S12, which produces MPTIQQLVRTGRTQITKKSKSVALDSCPQRRGVCTRVYTTTPKKPNSAMRKVARVRLTNGNEVNAYIPGEGHNLQEHSIVLVRGGRVKDLPGVRYHIVRGALDTSGVAGRTQRRSKYGAKRPKEAKK; this is translated from the coding sequence ATGCCAACAATTCAACAATTAGTAAGAACAGGAAGAACTCAGATAACTAAGAAGAGTAAATCGGTTGCTTTAGATTCTTGTCCTCAAAGAAGAGGGGTTTGTACGCGTGTTTACACTACAACACCAAAAAAACCAAACTCTGCAATGCGTAAAGTAGCGCGTGTACGTTTGACAAATGGTAATGAAGTAAATGCCTACATCCCTGGTGAAGGACACAATTTACAAGAGCACTCGATAGTATTAGTTAGGGGTGGAAGGGTAAAAGATTTACCAGGAGTTAGATATCACATCGTTCGTGGTGCACTTGATACGTCAGGAGTAGCAGGAAGAACGCAAAGAAGATCTAAGTACGGAGCAAAACGCCCAAAAGAAGCAAAAAAGTAA
- the rplW gene encoding 50S ribosomal protein L23 yields MSIIIKPIVTEKVTKESEVLNRFGFVVDKKANKVQIKKAVEAAYGVTILSVNTMNVRPDRTTKYTKSGLISGKTNAIKKAIVQVQEGETIDFYNNI; encoded by the coding sequence ATGAGCATCATAATTAAGCCTATAGTAACGGAGAAAGTAACCAAAGAAAGTGAAGTTTTAAACCGCTTCGGATTCGTTGTTGATAAAAAAGCAAACAAAGTACAAATTAAGAAAGCTGTTGAAGCTGCTTATGGAGTAACTATTTTGAGTGTTAACACGATGAACGTAAGACCGGATAGAACTACAAAATACACTAAAAGTGGTTTAATCAGTGGAAAGACGAATGCAATTAAAAAAGCAATTGTTCAAGTACAAGAAGGAGAAACAATTGATTTTTACAACAATATCTAA
- the rpsJ gene encoding 30S ribosomal protein S10, giving the protein MSQKIRIKLKSYDHMLVDKSAEKIVKTVKSTGAVVTGPIPLPTHKKLFTVLRSPHVNKKAREQFEVMSYKRLIDIYSSSSKTIDALMKLELPSGVEVEIKV; this is encoded by the coding sequence ATGAGTCAAAAAATCAGAATAAAACTAAAATCTTACGATCACATGTTGGTAGACAAGTCTGCTGAAAAGATTGTAAAAACGGTTAAGAGTACCGGAGCAGTAGTAACTGGACCAATTCCATTACCAACTCATAAAAAACTTTTCACTGTATTACGTTCTCCACACGTTAACAAAAAAGCGAGAGAGCAATTTGAAGTAATGTCATATAAGAGATTAATTGATATTTACTCATCTTCATCAAAAACTATTGATGCCTTGATGAAACTTGAATTGCCTAGTGGTGTTGAAGTAGAGATCAAAGTTTAA
- the rplD gene encoding 50S ribosomal protein L4, which translates to MEAKVLDFNGKDTGRKVQLSDSVFGIEPNNHAVYLDVKQYLANQRQGTHKAKERAEVAGSTRKIKKQKGTGTARAGSAKNPLFKGGGTVFGPRPRSYSFKLNKSLKRLARKSAFSIKAKESNIIVLEDFNFETPNTKNFINVLKALELENKKSLFVLGDTNKNVYLSSRNLKGSSVVSSLELSTYAILNANNLVLLESSLEIIEENLSK; encoded by the coding sequence ATGGAAGCAAAAGTATTAGATTTCAACGGAAAAGATACTGGAAGAAAAGTTCAACTTTCTGATTCAGTATTTGGTATAGAACCAAACAATCATGCAGTATACCTTGATGTTAAGCAATATCTTGCTAATCAAAGACAAGGAACGCACAAAGCTAAAGAAAGAGCTGAAGTAGCGGGAAGTACTCGTAAGATAAAAAAACAAAAAGGAACTGGTACTGCTCGTGCGGGTAGTGCAAAGAATCCATTGTTTAAAGGTGGTGGAACTGTTTTTGGACCAAGACCAAGAAGTTATTCATTCAAATTGAATAAAAGCTTGAAACGATTGGCTAGAAAATCAGCTTTCTCAATTAAAGCAAAAGAGTCGAACATTATCGTTCTTGAAGACTTTAATTTTGAAACGCCAAACACTAAAAATTTCATCAATGTTTTGAAAGCTTTAGAGTTAGAAAATAAAAAATCCCTGTTTGTGTTGGGTGATACAAATAAAAATGTATATTTGTCGTCACGCAATTTAAAAGGCTCTAGCGTAGTAAGCAGCTTAGAATTAAGTACTTACGCTATATTAAATGCTAATAATTTAGTGCTTTTAGAGAGTTCTTTGGAGATAATTGAAGAAAATTTAAGTAAATAA
- the rplB gene encoding 50S ribosomal protein L2 — protein sequence MSVRKLKPITPGQRFRVVNGYDAITTDKPERSLIAPIKNSGGRNSQGKMTMRYTGGGHKQRYRIIDFKRTKEGIPATVKSIEYDPNRTAFIALLAYADGEKTYVIAQNGLKVGQKLVSGPESQPEIGNTLPLSRVPLGTVISCIELRPGQGAVIARSAGTFAQLMARDGKYATIKMPSGETRLILLTCSATIGAVSNSDHQLVVSGKAGRTRWLGRRPRTRPVAMNPVDHPMGGGEGRSSGGHPRSRNGIPAKGYRTRSKKNPSNKYIVERRKK from the coding sequence ATGTCAGTAAGAAAATTAAAACCTATTACCCCAGGTCAGCGATTTAGAGTTGTGAATGGTTATGACGCCATTACAACTGATAAGCCGGAACGCTCTTTGATAGCGCCGATAAAAAACTCTGGTGGTAGAAATAGTCAAGGAAAGATGACCATGCGTTATACGGGTGGTGGTCACAAGCAGAGATATCGTATCATTGATTTTAAACGTACAAAAGAAGGAATTCCTGCTACGGTTAAATCAATTGAGTATGATCCAAATCGTACTGCATTTATCGCTTTGTTAGCTTACGCTGATGGAGAGAAAACGTATGTTATTGCTCAAAACGGATTGAAAGTTGGTCAGAAATTAGTTTCTGGTCCAGAATCACAACCTGAAATTGGTAATACTTTACCTTTAAGTAGAGTTCCGCTTGGAACTGTAATTTCTTGTATTGAATTGAGACCAGGACAAGGAGCTGTAATCGCTCGTTCTGCTGGAACATTTGCTCAATTAATGGCAAGAGATGGAAAATATGCAACAATTAAAATGCCTTCTGGGGAAACAAGATTAATCTTGTTGACGTGTTCGGCTACAATTGGAGCGGTTTCTAATTCAGACCACCAATTAGTTGTATCTGGTAAAGCAGGTAGAACAAGATGGTTAGGAAGAAGACCTAGAACAAGACCTGTTGCAATGAACCCTGTCGATCACCCAATGGGTGGTGGTGAAGGACGTTCTTCTGGTGGACATCCACGTTCAAGAAATGGAATACCAGCTAAAGGTTATAGAACTCGTTCTAAGAAAAACCCGAGTAACAAGTATATCGTAGAACGTAGAAAGAAATAA
- the rpsS gene encoding 30S ribosomal protein S19 encodes MARSLKKGPFVHYKLDKKVQENIEKGNKGVVKTWSRASMITPDFVGQTIAVHNGRQFVPVYVTENMVGHKLGEFSPTRSFRGHAGAKNKGKK; translated from the coding sequence ATGGCACGTTCATTAAAAAAAGGACCTTTTGTTCATTATAAGTTAGACAAGAAAGTTCAAGAAAACATTGAAAAAGGAAATAAAGGAGTGGTTAAGACTTGGTCTAGAGCTTCTATGATTACTCCAGACTTTGTTGGACAGACAATCGCAGTTCATAACGGTCGTCAATTTGTACCAGTTTACGTAACAGAAAATATGGTAGGTCACAAATTAGGAGAATTTTCACCAACTAGATCTTTTAGAGGTCACGCTGGAGCAAAAAATAAAGGTAAAAAATAA